From the Papaver somniferum cultivar HN1 chromosome 2, ASM357369v1, whole genome shotgun sequence genome, the window gtggggcttagatattgtgggactatttttaccaggttctggacaaagaagatatttaatagttgcaacagattatttcacaaaatggacaaaagtgaaagcagtacaacatattcgcgacaaagatatctttacattcatattcgaaaatatcatttacagATTCGGAATTCTTGCGCAGTTGGTATCtaataatgggaaacagtttgaaggacagaatatagaaatgctacttaatgcattcaagataaaatgtggaaagtctactcctttgtatccacaagctaatgggcaggtagaagcaacaaacaaaaaaattgcagatatattaaagaagaaattggaaggacatcacagagcatggtgcgaacaagtacataatgcagtatgggcttataatacaactagaagagaagctactggaatgtcacctttttgtttaacatacggagttgaagcggtgttaccaacagaagttgttattccgacaacaaaaagagaagcttgggagaaaaatcttagtgcgggtttgatcttaaataaacttgatgaattagaagaaagaagagaaaaatctttacaacatatggagaattatcagcgaagattagcccgagaatataataaacgtgtcaaagtacgcgaattccaaccagaagatttagttctgcgagagacactaatatatcagcgagaaaatggtggaaaattagagaaaaaatgggatggaccttacatcattaaggagatagttggaacaagagcttatagattaatggatccagaaggcagagatgttggtcatagacttgacagaccatggaacaggttgtatttataaagatattatccgtaagaagctttgagaagttatggattctgaaaaagtaattgcaagattattcatatcaaaacaagatcatgatgtgtgaaattttcgcagagataatcacagtacaatgacataaaagaaaggggtgaacctttatggcgtacaccctagttcgcgaataaaatttcgcaagaggaaaatgtaagacctaaagtacgtcatattagggggtacctgttgcatggctcagggaaaggatacaccaccaccggaacctgagtcatggagatttggggtcaacaaaacccatccgggagaggcaccttggattctcagcttaagcatatgacttgggttgggagactaaggtaataaggactctcccaaggagtacagatctgatcaaggcgccgaggtacacggttgattcaagagtgccagggacgtttgaagcgtacctttccattcttgacaagtcttggattatactgcactcggtccgaagaaaaccccacttaggatgcagtctcgtaaccataagccctataggtaaaagggataagaggctgcgaaaataactggttgttgttaagactggatgagaggagctaaccttgtatggtagaagtacgcctccttgaaggggcaaccagggggaagataagggcggcaccctccattagggagctgataagtgtcttaagatgcaaatgtcatgaggctttctattcgcaagagtattaaggcttgtcatatttgtgcaacaatcctgaataggcaataatacaaaagaaaaagataagacgagatcaataggTTTTCCCATGAAAGTGCgaaaacgtcctgcgatttcgttgcaagacagcaatgtcatggggctttattttcgcaagaatatttatacctgtcatattgtcgcaacattcctgaagaggccataatactaaagaaaaagttaaggcaagatcaatgggtttttgcatgaaagtgcaaggacgtcctgtgattttgtcgcaatgacaagaggtggcataataagacctttaattaggaaggcaaaataagaccacatgataaaaaaaaaaaatatttataagtattcgtaacaaattattttttgcaagaaagataatgagaggcaagtatgggaatcaataaacaagaagcattatctttctcatcagcaaaatactaaaaggaaaaattgattccaaagttggttgaagaatattattcgcaaaagtgataaaattaagacaattcaagaagataattcgccaatgttctcaatatcgcaagcctctccttcatttcggttatgatcttcgccttgactagcaccttgattatcgccagcaattacttcttcaggagagatttctttctcattttgattaacaccagcagatacttccttaaaaggaatttcttcttcaccttccaagagatcatcctctgcaccactttaataatcataatcactatcagcaggacgaggaacttcatcatcatctacttccaaaggttcaattgatgtaggaggaagagatttggacaataaaatatcatttacaaggacttcagcccggatatgaacttgacgaagaagtgctctatgatgattcctatcttgaatgtCCTTAAAATaaacaagataatcaagtcttctttctgctcggtcgcgagaactagtaagggcagagacgagcagtccattttctttgcgaattttggcatatttagcctccaaaacagaaatggaggaatgaagattcttctcagactctgcgaaagatataataaaaaatttcaaagaaaaatatgacaaagaaaagatagttaaggcagtcaaactattatgtctaccttccttttgcgaaataaggtgttgaatcaaggacaaacaactattctcccaacggtccattgcgtcatcaaatttatctcaaaCTAAatctttaagtcgagactgaagatttttctctttagaaataagaaagatatttttcttcgcaagagaagaataagattcttctaatttgaaatattgttctttaagttgattcgcctttacacttaaagctattctaccttgaatgagtgtatctctttcaacgatagatgactctgttaattctttaagttcatttctcaaagagcgaagagattgctgttggtcatcacatattttccgaagaatgctaagttgttgtgaagatatcgccatcttgtttaaacaagttcgcttatcttgagataaggttttattctcatatgataaagtttccatccctaaattagctttagttaaagaataagaaaggcgagatacttcattacttaataaatcttgtctctgaactaattgggtattttcattagtAAAATTATTCATATGATCAAGATAATATGAATAAAGGTTATCTaatggttatattgatccataaaaatttctttatcaacacgggcttcttcaacaacagattcaaattgatatctctccattattcgtttctggtttaaggcttaacatgcgaaagagggatttcatgataattaaatatgggaaggataaaaccattaaaaaggaaaattgaagacatggataggaaaatcatacctctcaattcatcattcttcttgcgaagattgtcacgatccaacaaaacattctgaagcttttcgagacgaagagcattacactctttttccaaagctgtctgcgaagcagctctgtcagaacctaaatgcttactcagaatttcgcaaacattaaacttgataggatcaatagaatacttctttccatcatccaggacttcagataaaactttgaaagcaatatctattccttccatgttttctttcgaaagaggaagagactcaggtagagaactggtagtgatagaaggttgagaaacattctcaataggaagagaagaggtttcattcatataaggatcaacaaggggggtttcaatcattgaaaggtcagccgAAGAAATAAAGTCTGAGGCAGCATTTTCgcaaattggagataaaggtttatcttgcgaagatgtcgcaggagattcaGAAGAGATGAGTAAATGGAATGGAATGGAAgtttgaacagttttaaggtggcgagatttcttgagaggtttattgacatccttatcaccctgcgaattacaatccagataagaaacagaggcaacaatattgttattagaaaaggatagtgtttcttactaccgtCTCATTCGCAGAcattcttttatgcgcaacaaccttatgctgcggtttgggaatattagggttctgaactgtaaatttagtgttggaggttcttttgctgaaataacgagagtatgggaatcacataaacaacatcaaataaggcaataaacaagatcaatttcagcagaacccataaagaagaaaaaagaaaactaaccttgatgaatccatggaaaacaatagaaggaagattatttcgaagaaaattacgaacgatgaaaatctgtagaagaaatagaatgaagatgaagaagaacttaaaaagattgaagaagaaagaagaaaaatggcaaTAAcggatttgcagaagaacgatgaagttgcagagaaaataaaaagaaagaaaaagagaatgagaaagaatatatataaagggaatttttcctcgagaagataaacacgattaatacggaaaaatataaacggttaaaaagcagcggttacaaaagatgtgtcaagaaacagatggaagaaaaagtacgtgtgataaatgcagaatatgagaaatgaacatctgcggcatttctcacatcattctctacttcgcagaaaagatatgagaagaggcaagatgtaggatcagaatctcgcaacaataatatcttagcgaaattgtcaacaacacaacacaacagcgtcgcataacaatttcaaaaataatataataaacgacgtcagctaaaatcatgagaaagatatgatggtcttgcgaaaattagagagtttgagagattaatatttgtaaggttgcgagaatatcgcaagtcatttccgaaaataaaggacagattaacgtcatccactatgtatttccctaaaaatagtcgttcagttgtaaagaaaggagagatcttttttgagtaggaaacaagtaaataagagagataaAGTCTAGagtagaggtcattcttgattcctttatcttttcttgtaagaatattcaaaggttgatcaataaaaattaagagtgtaaatctaaaaatgagttgagcaataatgaaatcatatgaggggtgtagtgtaggatttcctgcaactacagtgtgataaggataaagtatattatgtcattatgcatatagtgatggaaagatagaataaatccttgtatgtattccgcggtattgatcttctttgatccattctttttgtattaccgtgaaggctccattgtgtgtcttatgttgagtacgatacaactaagtcgattgttcttattggctttgttggttgttccataagatgctatatgttgagcattgtgaactaaattaatcatcttggttggttatttagttatttgctccgaaagtcttcttttgtcgagcaaaacttttgacaattaaattgattaccttcgtgattagtttggttgtttgtattccaattagattaattatgggttctcttgtaattagtctagttgagttttcatatattccacaagttcttgtgttgagtatatgaacggctatactaactatgttctattggttgatgtagtcgtatattccgtaaggttttccttatgttgagtatgtgaacgattaagttagtcatctccgtatgattaccttagtcgtagctccgtaaggttacttatgttgagcacaatcaattaaattgatcacttttgtggtttgatttagttgcgtattccgattaaattaatcatgggtttacttgtgattaatttgattgagttttggatatagaaaatcatttttctatggtttttggtgtccaattaaaaatccttcttttctttcgaaattaaggtcgctcttgttgttctctcgggaatgacatcaaatgggggagagttcttttgaacttgtgcttaatggtcatatcttgcggggtgtgcggctgtggaattttatatgggttatcttgtatcttaaaactccttgatgaatgcatttagattcggctttatgattgcatctaaattaagttggtatgtatttcttcttttagtctatgaaacgtctcttctcggaaatttcattaggaacccgttcttgtaccttcgccaattttattgacaaaaagtgggagaattaatgtgtagttatactacatatacatatggttttcggatcattgtgtaagggggagtggtttccatgtgagatggagtactgactaagggggagtgatacatatcaccgtagtattattgttaaattcatgatgcaattggactttgatgttacataataatactatgtcaatgtataatgatgatcaagaatctcgatgtctctcattgttatagctacggatcttcaaaaacggtgatgctaaacttacaacctttgggatcattggattacttggaaggacgaagatttcagggaacgttgaagattagactatggaataggagccactaaagtttatcttttttgtattccatatgcattaatagttttgtcactaaaattaacaaagggggagattgttagagcatagatcggtcgacctcgcatgcgttgctatctcaagcatgtttgtcaatgttagtgatcaaactatgagtcttgatttctagtctacatagctaagtctcgaactaggatagaaaagtgtagttgagctcaaggacttcatggcgattcatcatacaacgacgaagatctactcaaggaaccgcggaacttcatcaacaaaaaggtatgtggagacttgaacttatcttcactcaaaagtctatctcttatatctcctactttttatgagacaaaagtcgtatgctatatagactggatcatacacatttgatatttcgagccgagtatatctcgcctatctatatctcgaaatcatgtgttggtaaagcgtttcgctttgatcgggtttatcttcacctaatgacgaaagtcataatgtttcaatcactttgaaaatcgctttgacgagaaatagtgtaacaactatataacgtcctctatgaatgtttcaatggttggaatgagagtttaggtctatataaccaatgatggatataagcattgtgtggaaacacatatgtgcataagtcctattccttaatccgaagtttgcgaactttgttgattgagagaaaccggaggaattggctttgccaagtccgcgaactcagtccgcgaactgacggaagttctcttgccgagattttcgctggatttttcaaaaactcgtttgcgtgtttagtccgcgaactggcggaagtctccttgccgagattttctgctgagtttggaaaactctgccggttgtcttaagtccgcgaacttgtttgcgtacttgagtgggttatgatctaaagatgtgatatgaacatgaaacttaaattactaaggaattcagtatgaaaaccgtggctataaagttcatgagccgattcaatcgaatcgaatcgtctttgtttcaattgtgtcttgtgtagttacatatgatctcatagcaattgaacaactctctaactagttcatttgagtcaattgaactagttatggtgaagaagaacaaggttaatatgaaatgctcatatggttgaccttttgggttactatgttgaaccaacatacaggtacacgtttgggcacagttttcacaaaccaagtaaacgtatatctcaagtgtgtgtgacaagctaagttttctatctaacggttgagaaatattagcttgaatctaaatcaggttttcatctaacggtgaatattgattgctttgtaactaaggcaaaaccctgatttgaagactatatatatgagacatatagcattgggaaaaactaatccccacacatctatgtggtactagtgcgctcgctagagtcgattctcctccaacctttggttttcttctctaaaaccatgttaacgacttaaagacttcattggtattgtgaagccagaccgatagtacttttatcatagttgtgtgatctgatcttgcatcttcaatcgtacgagtacaatctttgattggcttgagatcgtgagagttctccgataggcaagataaagaagtcacaaacatcttcgtctcacgtttgtgattcctcgacgtcctcttgtgtattcaagtaagactgttgagaggtgattgattaatctaggttgttcttcgggaatataagaccggattattaattggatttatcctttaatagacttttctgtgtaagtcagatttgtttattatcaagtctacgattttgggttgcagcaaatcttggttgtgggtgagattagctaagggaatcaagtgcgcagtatcctgctgggatcagaggcgtaggagtacaactgtaacttgaattagtgggagactgactggggttcaactatagtccagtccgaagttagtttggagtaggctattgtctgtagcagcttaatacaatgtgtattaaatctagactaggtcccgggggttttctgcatttgtgatttcctcgttaacaaaatttctggtgtctgtgttattttattttccgcattatattgtttatctttataattgaaataatacaggttgtgctttaaaggttaatcgattggatatccgaccttgtggttgtcgatttcacattggtctttggtaccgtccaagttattccttgtatttgataaagactcgctattgtttttatcttgagtaaaaatcaaatcaagagagagatattaactccttgagatacttttatctagattgagtctgactgtctagttgattctctagcaaattatttcggagttagtccatacagattgctaagcgaaatattgggtggtgttgttagacccccgctttttcaccaggGACCGTGGCATTGCTATATATAATCAACAAAAAAGTCGTCTTTCGCGAGAACAATACTACATGGATTGTAAGTTAAACAAGTTACTCTCCTTGAAAATTTCAATAACGAATGAACGACAACTTACTGCATGGACTAAGGGAATGGATGCGGCCGAAGCTCAACAAGCCGCCGCCGAAGCTCAACAAGCCGTTTCCGAACAAGTCCCCCctaaagttagataccatatatatgtggggaaccgatcctagtacctagtcagccgaattttggaaaactagtgtgactatgcacaatactcacatggaggtagaaccgaaacttgttttggtagaaccgttaaacccatgaatggtgattgagtgttcttaatcaatcacatagttcttgaaagtcagatgaaccaattctaaacttgtttggaagtgtggaaaatcggtttcaagattgtaagtatgaaagaggacttacagagtaaggatgtcgacatactttgaacatgtgcagtaatgcttatttttaattgttcaaagttattccttaatagctaaatgaagaaaatcctaggatcgaaacataaataagttaagaatcttttatttaaggtttttaattttattttaggaaaatgagaattagtaatgtgcatttactagttgaagattttccaaagagattttcggtcattattttggacagagcatttccaggaattatggaaaccgaatttggaatatattgcatatcttgagaatattttcggttttgaaaattccttggtgtccaaacttccttgtctataaatacttgaagtttgcatttctagcaaactaatccttcgtgacaacaaacttcctcggttgtgttgttactgtgaagccgcctattcggagaggagagtaacctagttaggcgaaatctcttacaaccgcgcagtttaaagtcttctttgggattgagaagctctattaggattgttggtgggaaactagataattgcggtttatcttgtgttttcgattgatttgattgactaacggtggttgaactttgattgcacctagtttatttatgcttgagaatcttctcttctgatataagattctctcaaactagatcgaagtttcgatggggatctttagactgtttgtagatccaaatacgtcttgtgataatccattgttaacatacttcgttctgtgcgtgattgatcacaagagatttaagtttttgtgtgcaggcgtttattgaagatctaagaagatttgaagacaaagaagatatttaagatttctgatttgggggttcataatctttggtgtgcacaatacttgtttcggtatagaggatccaactataatcggtttatcattgtggtagattagattgattagttgtgtagatcgacatcaatacaattctttgtgattaaaagtattgattgcaaaatcttaacaattacctttggtagttgagaataagatagatctaagaacccgacgaaggagtttattgagataaacaaaagagcctttatcgaactcacatcacttggttgaaaagagttgctaccaaacagatttgttgttcctttactgtttggaatacgaaccaaaggaattgttccaagtacgtgacttattcagaagttggaggcgtgggaatacagacggaactaggtgaactagaggtttagttgcttggtctcaactatacgaagttggtttgatattgtatagcggcttaatcctaagagtactcaattctggacaaggtcctggggtttttctgcatttccggtccctcgttaacaaaatcttgttttgtcatttacttttattttccacaaatATAAttaacgttaattcctattttacttgatagtaatcctattgtgtttggttaagtccgaacctcttatcaagtaaacatacttcgttgttgcattgtctcgatctcgtatccatagacgatcacacgaagtgtgaatcgattagttgtattgtctcgactcagtccatagacaatcactttcggcgaaaggacttataggtaggaaaagttttagttagaggtatatttgggtaccctcgctttCTCAACAACATTTTTGGAATCATCAGCTGAAAAATCGTCTTTATTATCTCTTAAGGTTGTTTCAACCGGAATTGTAGGAGGTTCTAGTTCTGCTACCTGAGGAGCTTTGTCTCTTCGTTTGTAGACCTGAAACTGAGGAACGACAAGTTGAGGAGTCATAAAAAGTTGAGGAACAACAAAATGGAATACCACTTTTCTTAGGTACCGAACCAGGAATATCAAACCAAGGCTGATCTTCTCAACATGTATTATTCTCCCACCGAAGAGAATCCCCTGAATACCCTGAGAACTAGGCTTGATGTTTACAAAAGGTTATATCTATAGATAAATAAAATTTTCATATAGGAGGGCGACAACACTTATACTATTTTTGAGTAGACGAGTATCCCAAGAAAACAAACTTAGATCTCTAGGATATAATTTACTTCTATCTTGTTTATGGACATGAACATAACAAACATACCCAAAATTTTTTGGTGGAACATGTATAGGAAGTTCAAAAGAAAGACCAAGAGAAACATTTGCAAGAGGTGTTTGAAACTCGAACATCCTAGAAGGAATCTTGTTTATTAAATGCGTTGcagtaaggatatcatcaccccAATACTTCTTTGGCACGTTCATAGAAAACAACAAACATCTAGTAGCTTCTAATAAGTGCCGGCTTTATGCTCAATAACACCATTTTGCAGAGGAGTATCAGTACAAGAGGTTTAGTGGACAATCCCGTGTTCCAGGAAGTAAAAAGAAGGACCTTGTTTTAGATACTCACCACCTCGATCAGATCTTAACACTTGAATTTTTGTGTTAAAATGGGTAAGGAAAAATTTATGAAAGATCTTAAAAACAGAACGGACCTCATTGTCTTTCAATAATAAACCCAAAATACCCAAGTGTAATCATTAATGAAACTTACAAACCACCGGATACCACAAGTAGTAGTGGCTCGTGAAGGAGCCCAAACATCgctatgaaaaacaaaaaaaagagataaattgTATTCATGCTTAAATGGTATGGGACATTGTGATATTTAGCTAGCTCACTTTCATAATGAAATTTAGAGACAACAAGTTCTGAGAACAAGTTAGGGAGCAACCTTTGTAAATATCCAAAAGAGATAGATGACCTTAATCTTTTATGCCACAACAAGATCTTCGGAACTAGATGAACTTGTTGATTTGTAAGCTCTTTACTGTCA encodes:
- the LOC113351969 gene encoding uncharacterized protein LOC113351969, with amino-acid sequence MTVIDLEPYMVTVAPSRWVSNAGGSPMPICDPVRNLMRQQDLRCNLGTKEKVEYVKSLFQDLFTGATIGLGKDRGGLYYLELQGAKKDDSKELTNQQVHLVPKILLWHKRLRSSISFGYLQRLLPNLFSELVVSKFHYESELAKYHNVPYHLSMNTIYLFFLFFIAMFGLLHEPLLLVVSGGL